The nucleotide sequence CACCATCGCGGGCTTGTTGGCGAAACGTTTGGGCTGGGCGCTTCTGGATTCCGGCGCGCTGTATCGGCTGCTGGCCTTCGCCGCGCGCAACCACGGGGTCGATCTGACCAATGAAGAAGCGTTAAAGGTTTTGGCTGCGCATCTCGATGTGCAATTCATTGCCGCCGCCAATGGTCAGTCGCAGCGCATTGTTCTTGAAGGGGACGACGTAAGCGATGTGATTCGCAACGAGCAGATTGGCGCGGGTGCCTCGCAAGTTGCCGCGCTGCCAGCCGTTCGTGAAGCGTTGCTCCAGCGTCAGCGCGCTTTTCAGGAACATCCCGGATTAGTGGCAGATGGCCGGGATATGGGAACAGTGGTATTCCCCGCCGCGCCTCTGAAGATATTCCTCACTGCCAGTGCTGAAGAGCGCGCGCGGCGGCGATATCTGCAGTTGAAGGAAAAGGGGGAGGGTGTTAATCTTGCGAGTCTGCTAGACGAGATTCGTGAGCGTGATGCGCGTGACACCCAGCGTGCCGTTGCTCCCCTCAAACCAGCATCCGATGCGATTTTGCTGGATTCCACCGAACTCTCGATCGAACAGGTGCTGGAGCGCATCATGAGCGAAGTCGCTGATCGCGATTTGGCCGGATGACCAAGGAGCCGAACGGGAAACCAGTCATTGTCCCGGGCTTCCTTTTTACTTAACGAACCCATATCAGTCTGGGATGTGGAAGATGGACGGATTCTCGTCCTTGATCAATTCAGGAATCAACATGAGCGAAAGCTTTGCAGAACTTTTTGAAGAAAGCCTAAAGACCCTCGACATGCAGCCGGGTGCAATCATCACCGGCCTCGTTGTCGACATCGACGGTGACTGGGT is from Pseudomonas sp. LS44 and encodes:
- the cmk gene encoding (d)CMP kinase translates to MGNEAPVIAIDGPSGSGKGTIAGLLAKRLGWALLDSGALYRLLAFAARNHGVDLTNEEALKVLAAHLDVQFIAAANGQSQRIVLEGDDVSDVIRNEQIGAGASQVAALPAVREALLQRQRAFQEHPGLVADGRDMGTVVFPAAPLKIFLTASAEERARRRYLQLKEKGEGVNLASLLDEIRERDARDTQRAVAPLKPASDAILLDSTELSIEQVLERIMSEVADRDLAG